A stretch of the Acidobacteriota bacterium genome encodes the following:
- a CDS encoding four helix bundle protein: protein MPGQESSLKSYRDLRVWQDSLDITKKIYLLTKSFPRSEQYGLTSQMRRAAVSIPSNIAEGHARIGTGEYLRFLSIALGSIAELETQLIISQRLDYLSAQDLSSVMEQLARVGKMLRNLYKSIEPYRVHEPVQYE, encoded by the coding sequence ATGCCGGGACAAGAATCATCACTTAAAAGTTACCGAGATCTGAGGGTTTGGCAGGACAGTCTTGATATTACTAAGAAAATCTATTTACTGACAAAATCTTTCCCTCGATCAGAACAATATGGATTGACTTCCCAGATGCGGCGCGCCGCCGTCTCCATCCCTTCCAACATCGCCGAGGGTCATGCTCGCATTGGAACGGGTGAATATCTCCGTTTTCTGTCCATTGCCTTGGGATCAATTGCGGAGCTGGAAACGCAATTGATCATCAGTCAACGATTGGATTACCTCTCCGCACAGGATTTATCCTCAGTGATGGAACAATTGGCTCGTGTCGGAAAGATGTTGCGTAACTTGTATAAATCCATCGAGCCCTATCGAGTGCATGAACCGGTGCAGTATGAGTGA